The following are from one region of the Lacinutrix sp. Bg11-31 genome:
- a CDS encoding response regulator, translating into MDIMIIDDSKIDLFVSQKIIEKVNSDCNIEIFASGSSAINFLKKSGGKTCQKIFVPDVIFLDINMPEMDGFQFLKEFSKLSNVDKKDIKIHVLSSSTNSQDIKKTQENKYCAGFINKPLTATSLNKVIVRYRPYLKMFDYQADDVNLKRKVKLVE; encoded by the coding sequence ATGGACATAATGATAATTGACGATAGTAAGATTGACTTGTTTGTAAGTCAGAAAATTATTGAAAAGGTTAATTCAGATTGTAATATTGAAATATTCGCAAGTGGAAGTTCTGCTATAAATTTTCTAAAAAAGTCAGGAGGTAAAACATGTCAAAAAATATTTGTTCCCGATGTTATTTTTTTAGATATAAATATGCCAGAGATGGATGGGTTTCAATTTTTAAAAGAATTTAGTAAGCTTAGTAATGTAGATAAAAAAGATATTAAAATACATGTGTTATCCTCATCAACTAACTCTCAGGATATTAAAAAGACTCAAGAGAATAAGTATTGTGCTGGCTTTATTAATAAACCGCTTACAGCTACTAGTCTTAATAAAGTAATAGTTAGATATAGACCATATCTTAAAATGTTTGATTATCAAGCAGATGATGTTAATTTAAAAAGAAAAGTAAAACTAGTAGAATAG
- a CDS encoding hemolysin family protein, producing MTTTVIIVIIIVSLLLSAFFSGMEIAYVSANKIHIEIEKKQNDFLAKILTKLTAKPSKFIATMLIGNNIALVIYGFFMGDLLVKWFASLVGNYPFLKYLLTDLSLFSQTIISTLLILFTAEFLPKVFFQIYSNTLIKVLAFPAYLFYLLFTFISDFVLWISDFVLKKFFKTEGDQVQLAFTKLELGNYISEQMESVEAHDHVDSEIQIFQNALEFAEVKAREVMIPRTEIVALEINDSVANLSNLFTETGMSKILIYKDTIDDIIGYAHAFELFKKPQTVKAMVLPVEFVPETMLANDILNALIKKRKSIAVVLDEYGGTSGIMTVEDIVEELLGEIEDEHDTVVLREEKIDDLNFIFSARLEVDYLNETHKLNLPEGENYETLGGLIVDHTEEIPQQNDIVTTDNFQFKILEVSNTKIDLVSLKVKTDD from the coding sequence ATGACCACAACAGTAATTATCGTTATTATTATAGTGTCGTTATTATTATCGGCATTTTTCTCTGGAATGGAGATTGCTTATGTTTCTGCCAATAAAATTCATATTGAAATAGAAAAAAAGCAAAACGATTTTTTAGCAAAAATTCTTACAAAGTTAACGGCAAAACCATCTAAATTCATTGCAACTATGCTTATTGGTAACAATATAGCATTAGTTATTTATGGTTTTTTTATGGGAGATTTATTAGTGAAGTGGTTTGCTTCATTAGTTGGTAACTATCCTTTTTTAAAGTATTTGCTCACAGATTTAAGTTTGTTTTCACAAACAATAATTTCAACTTTACTAATATTATTTACTGCGGAATTCCTTCCTAAGGTCTTCTTTCAAATTTATAGTAATACACTAATAAAAGTCTTAGCTTTTCCAGCGTACCTATTTTATTTGCTATTCACTTTTATTTCAGATTTTGTACTCTGGATTTCAGACTTTGTACTTAAAAAATTCTTTAAAACCGAAGGTGATCAAGTGCAATTAGCATTTACAAAACTAGAATTAGGAAATTATATAAGCGAGCAAATGGAGTCTGTGGAAGCACATGATCATGTGGATTCCGAAATTCAAATCTTCCAAAATGCATTAGAATTTGCAGAAGTTAAAGCAAGAGAGGTTATGATTCCGCGAACAGAGATCGTAGCATTAGAAATTAATGATTCTGTTGCTAATTTAAGCAACTTGTTTACCGAAACAGGAATGTCTAAAATATTAATTTATAAAGATACAATAGACGATATTATAGGTTACGCACATGCTTTCGAGTTGTTTAAAAAACCACAAACTGTTAAAGCAATGGTATTACCTGTGGAGTTTGTGCCAGAAACCATGTTGGCAAACGATATTTTGAACGCACTTATTAAAAAACGTAAGAGTATAGCTGTAGTTTTAGACGAATATGGTGGAACTTCTGGAATAATGACGGTTGAAGATATTGTAGAAGAACTCTTAGGCGAAATTGAAGACGAGCATGATACTGTAGTTTTAAGAGAAGAAAAAATAGACGATTTAAACTTTATCTTTTCTGCAAGACTAGAAGTCGATTATTTAAACGAAACTCATAAATTAAACCTTCCTGAAGGTGAAAATTACGAAACACTTGGTGGATTAATTGTCGATCATACAGAAGAAATTCCGCAACAAAACGATATTGTGACTACAGATAATTTTCAGTTTAAGATACTTGAAGTGTCAAATACCAAAATAGATTTGGTTTCTTTAAAAGTAAAAACCGACGATTAA
- a CDS encoding peptidylprolyl isomerase, with product MAILNKIRQKTVVLILVIALALFAFILSSLFDNKDALFNKSPDVVATINGKDISRQAFMAQVEARNNPNATQSQIMNQVYEAEVRKSVMESQFNELGLTVGREQMRDLLKTTYASSPQFLNADGIFDESLLNQYILDLKNSPNQDFYNRWVQGEESIASGALQQNYINMIKAASNATLAEGELEHKLQSDLVDIKYVSIPYTTIADSTISVSKSEITAYINKNKNKYEAEASRNLQYVKFENVPSLEDETTLQNELISFIKGGEAYNETTKQTEKTAGFVAMNEASAITLVNAETDGAVKFQDKFVFASAFPNGVKDSISKLNVGAVYGPYKDGNTFKITKLLDRKVLADSIQSSHIIIPFVGSQAATAETTKTKEQAKVSADSIFKLVKNNKTKYAEVANEINTDGSKGKDGSIGWFRLTNYNPAGFDPDFASFLFFNKAGSIDVVETKFGYHIIRIDDKKNEDTAYKVATIERTIEPSIDTENAVFRTATNFEVSLGKQDFQEAAKASNLKVNPVNTIKELDENIPGVGPLRTLVRWTFENNAKVGDTKRFETTNGYIVAQITGINEAGLMNTQDASVTALPEIRKEKKAKLIKERISVNTIADIATAENQSIRTALAINMKNPTIAGAGLEPTVVGAAFGLEEGQSSKLITGLKGVYMVEVTKKTPAVKLENYQSSANQVAIEKSTAINTRLYNALKEASEIEDYRAKTVQ from the coding sequence ATGGCAATTTTAAATAAGATAAGACAGAAAACAGTTGTACTAATTTTAGTAATCGCATTAGCGCTATTCGCGTTTATACTATCGAGCCTTTTCGATAATAAAGATGCTTTGTTTAACAAATCTCCGGATGTAGTTGCTACTATTAACGGAAAAGACATTTCTCGTCAGGCTTTTATGGCACAAGTAGAAGCACGTAACAATCCAAATGCTACGCAGTCTCAAATTATGAACCAAGTTTACGAAGCAGAAGTAAGAAAATCTGTAATGGAATCTCAGTTTAACGAGTTAGGCTTAACTGTTGGTAGAGAGCAAATGCGCGATTTATTAAAAACAACTTATGCATCTAGTCCTCAGTTTTTAAATGCTGACGGTATTTTCGATGAGTCTTTATTAAACCAATATATTTTAGACTTAAAGAATTCTCCTAATCAAGATTTTTATAACAGATGGGTTCAAGGTGAAGAAAGTATCGCTTCTGGTGCTTTGCAACAAAACTATATTAACATGATTAAAGCGGCATCTAATGCTACTTTAGCAGAAGGTGAGTTAGAGCACAAATTACAAAGTGATTTAGTAGATATTAAATATGTATCTATTCCTTATACAACTATTGCAGATAGTACTATCTCTGTTTCTAAATCTGAAATAACAGCTTATATCAATAAAAACAAGAACAAATACGAAGCTGAAGCATCTAGAAATTTACAATACGTAAAATTTGAAAATGTACCTTCTTTAGAAGATGAAACTACGCTTCAAAATGAATTAATTTCATTTATTAAAGGAGGAGAAGCATATAATGAAACAACTAAGCAAACTGAAAAAACTGCTGGCTTTGTTGCAATGAATGAAGCTAGCGCAATCACTTTAGTAAATGCTGAAACTGATGGAGCTGTAAAGTTTCAAGATAAATTTGTATTTGCATCTGCTTTTCCAAATGGTGTAAAAGATAGTATTTCAAAATTAAATGTTGGAGCCGTTTATGGTCCATATAAAGACGGAAACACTTTTAAAATCACTAAACTTTTAGACAGAAAGGTATTAGCAGATTCTATTCAGTCTAGCCACATTATTATTCCTTTTGTTGGATCTCAAGCAGCAACTGCAGAAACAACTAAAACAAAAGAACAAGCAAAAGTATCTGCAGATAGTATTTTTAAATTAGTTAAAAATAATAAAACAAAATATGCAGAAGTAGCAAACGAGATTAATACAGACGGTTCTAAAGGTAAAGACGGAAGCATTGGATGGTTTCGTTTAACAAACTACAATCCTGCTGGATTCGATCCAGATTTCGCAAGCTTTTTATTCTTTAATAAAGCTGGAAGTATAGATGTTGTAGAAACTAAATTTGGTTACCATATTATTAGAATCGACGATAAGAAAAATGAAGATACAGCTTACAAAGTAGCAACTATAGAAAGAACTATTGAGCCTTCTATAGATACAGAAAATGCAGTATTTAGAACAGCTACTAATTTTGAAGTATCTCTTGGGAAACAAGATTTTCAAGAAGCAGCAAAAGCAAGTAACTTAAAAGTTAATCCTGTTAACACTATCAAGGAGTTAGATGAAAACATTCCTGGAGTTGGACCATTAAGAACCTTAGTACGTTGGACATTTGAAAACAATGCTAAAGTTGGTGATACAAAACGTTTTGAAACTACAAACGGTTATATTGTTGCGCAAATTACAGGTATAAACGAAGCTGGTTTAATGAATACACAAGATGCTTCTGTAACTGCTTTACCAGAAATTAGAAAAGAAAAGAAAGCTAAACTTATAAAAGAAAGAATTAGCGTTAATACAATTGCAGATATTGCAACTGCCGAAAACCAATCAATTAGAACGGCTTTAGCTATTAATATGAAGAATCCAACAATAGCAGGAGCAGGTTTAGAGCCAACTGTAGTTGGAGCAGCATTTGGACTTGAAGAAGGACAGTCGTCTAAGTTAATTACTGGTTTAAAAGGTGTTTATATGGTTGAAGTTACTAAAAAGACTCCAGCTGTTAAATTAGAAAACTACCAGTCTTCTGCTAACCAAGTGGCTATAGAGAAATCTACGGCAATCAATACAAGATTATATAATGCTTTAAAAGAAGCTTCAGAGATTGAAGATTATAGAGCTAAAACAGTTCAGTAG
- a CDS encoding GYDIA family GHMP kinase → MQTFYSHGKLLLTAEYVVLDGAKAFALPTKFGQTLSIETYVEHKLNWQSIDYKGDVWFEDEFSLTNGQITTLHKTSNDISERLIEILNAAKKLNPDFLQGKKGYKASSKLEFPNNWGLGSSSTLLNNIAQWAKIDAFALSNATFGGSGYDIACAQNNTPIVYQIVDAKPLIESVSFNKAFEDQLFFVHLNRKQNSRDSIKTYRDNKTNTETIILKTNTITSKLIASDSIETFNILIETHENLIGEITNQTPIKKRLFSDFKNQIKSLGGWNGDFVLVTGEKEYIKNYFTSKGYNTIVRFKDMIL, encoded by the coding sequence ATGCAAACTTTCTATAGTCACGGAAAACTATTACTTACTGCAGAATATGTTGTGCTTGATGGCGCCAAAGCTTTCGCTTTGCCTACAAAATTCGGGCAAACACTATCTATTGAAACTTACGTTGAACATAAGTTGAATTGGCAGAGTATTGACTATAAAGGTGATGTTTGGTTTGAAGATGAGTTTAGCCTAACTAATGGACAAATTACCACTTTGCACAAAACTAGTAATGACATAAGTGAAAGACTTATAGAAATATTAAATGCAGCAAAAAAGCTTAACCCAGATTTTTTACAAGGTAAAAAAGGTTACAAAGCAAGCTCTAAATTAGAATTCCCTAATAATTGGGGATTAGGCTCCTCTTCTACGCTTTTAAATAATATAGCACAATGGGCAAAAATTGATGCTTTTGCATTGTCTAATGCTACTTTTGGTGGTAGTGGTTACGATATTGCTTGCGCTCAAAACAATACGCCAATTGTATATCAAATAGTGGACGCCAAACCTTTAATTGAAAGTGTATCTTTTAATAAAGCATTTGAAGACCAATTATTTTTTGTTCATTTAAACAGAAAACAAAATAGTCGTGACTCTATAAAAACTTATAGAGATAACAAAACTAATACTGAGACTATTATTTTAAAGACAAACACTATAACCTCTAAATTGATTGCTTCAGATTCTATTGAAACTTTTAATATTCTAATTGAAACGCATGAAAACCTAATTGGAGAAATAACAAATCAGACTCCTATTAAAAAACGTTTGTTTAGCGATTTTAAAAACCAGATAAAAAGTCTTGGTGGCTGGAATGGAGATTTTGTTTTAGTTACAGGTGAAAAGGAATATATTAAAAACTATTTTACATCCAAAGGCTATAATACTATAGTTCGTTTTAAGGATATGATATTATAA
- the lptC gene encoding LPS export ABC transporter periplasmic protein LptC, translating to MKINKIHILKNGVIALAMTLFFSCTNNFQEVNKIGISENEPQGVGVNINVIRTDSGRVVANLISPKLRDFENRKFGYSEFPEGVTLHIFDEQKQRTTIISDYAIIYSETDVIDLQGNVIVSTHEGDSLYADQLFFDQKKEWLFTNLPVRYKSKDYLTKGRGFDSDRDFTKAEVIEVSGLFAVSE from the coding sequence ATGAAAATAAATAAAATACATATTTTAAAAAACGGAGTCATAGCATTAGCTATGACTTTGTTTTTTTCTTGTACTAACAACTTTCAAGAGGTTAATAAAATTGGTATTAGCGAAAACGAGCCTCAAGGTGTTGGTGTAAATATTAATGTAATACGTACCGATTCTGGTCGTGTGGTAGCTAATTTAATTAGCCCAAAATTAAGAGATTTCGAAAACAGAAAATTTGGCTATTCAGAATTTCCAGAAGGTGTAACATTACATATCTTCGATGAGCAAAAACAGCGTACAACCATAATATCAGACTACGCTATTATTTATAGCGAGACAGATGTTATAGATCTTCAAGGTAACGTTATCGTTTCTACTCACGAAGGCGATAGTTTATATGCAGACCAATTGTTTTTCGATCAAAAAAAAGAATGGCTGTTTACCAACTTACCTGTAAGGTACAAATCTAAAGATTACCTAACAAAAGGGAGAGGTTTCGATTCTGATCGTGATTTTACAAAAGCCGAAGTAATAGAAGTAAGTGGTCTTTTTGCTGTTAGCGAATAA
- a CDS encoding type III pantothenate kinase: protein MNLIIDVGNTYTKLAIFKKNKLIEKARVETKKCIIEIRKLQKDNKSVKSAIVSSVGKLDDEALEFLKNEFKLQILTHKSKLPFKNLYSTPKTLGIDRIALVCASVQQFPDNNVLIIDAGTCITFDFINTKNEYLGGAISPGIRMRYKAMHNQTANLPLLETEVPKYFIGDATATSMHSGVVNGVLNEIDGCISQYKEEYQDLTVILTGGDTKMLSKQLKSSIFANSNFLLEGLNFILQYNQH from the coding sequence ATGAATTTAATTATTGATGTCGGTAATACGTATACCAAACTCGCTATTTTTAAAAAAAATAAGCTAATTGAGAAAGCGCGTGTAGAAACTAAAAAATGTATAATTGAAATTAGAAAGCTTCAAAAAGACAACAAAAGTGTTAAGTCTGCTATAGTTTCATCGGTTGGTAAATTAGATGATGAAGCCTTAGAGTTCTTGAAAAATGAATTTAAACTTCAAATATTAACACATAAATCTAAATTGCCTTTTAAAAATTTATATAGTACACCTAAAACTTTAGGAATAGACCGTATTGCATTGGTTTGTGCTTCTGTACAACAATTTCCAGATAATAATGTGCTTATTATAGATGCAGGAACGTGCATTACTTTCGATTTTATAAACACTAAAAACGAGTATCTTGGTGGTGCAATTTCTCCAGGCATTCGTATGCGTTACAAAGCAATGCATAATCAAACAGCAAATTTGCCATTGTTAGAAACAGAGGTTCCAAAATATTTTATAGGAGATGCAACAGCAACTTCTATGCACTCTGGAGTTGTAAATGGTGTTTTAAACGAAATTGATGGTTGTATAAGTCAGTATAAAGAAGAATATCAAGATTTAACAGTAATTTTAACAGGAGGAGACACTAAAATGTTGTCTAAACAATTAAAAAGTAGCATATTTGCGAATTCAAATTTCCTTTTAGAAGGATTGAATTTTATTTTACAATATAACCAACACTAA
- a CDS encoding PAS domain S-box protein, whose product MEAIKYNLSNVLNNNMLDHVVESAIVSVTDSLGRIEFANDNFCKILECDANRIIGETHELLKSPLHTGKIYKNLWRTIKKRNKWNGILADFSTTGKEFWLDTTIIPIVNEGEKTLKYLSIYKDVTKYYKKNTELLKTELVNKDFLEAMPLQVFTISKHGKILNANKSFCNKEIGELINTYIYDYFIPTTFESFKENIDKVFVDKLTHQFELFDYDAQGRKVFYSVVISPNSRKMGEVLSATIALYEITKFKGLSNNLRDSEAKFRSIYQSINVGVIVVADGKGNITAWNKGAEAAFGYTEEEIIGRSLTVLVSKKFRNINELLRSVSKIKKKENVDIIEMCCLRKSGEVFPVEFALSSGSVNEDDFYCAMMFDITERKALQNRLKQKTKDLELFLYRSAHDLKSPFSSAEGLVNLLKEERVNDKVVFLTGMLDSVIKNGKELSENLSQASSISVNKSEFKKINFSSAIDDILMSLRCENKLGNIKVNINVVDAFGFYSSQEMINSILQNLIYNAIKYSVAPNGNFKSYVNITVKTFEEKVVITVEDNGVGICKTKINKIFDLYYRANKYNVPGHGLGLYIVKNIVDNLKGVVTVESYVNSGSIFEIVLPNNI is encoded by the coding sequence ATGGAAGCGATTAAATATAACTTATCTAATGTGCTCAATAATAATATGCTAGATCATGTTGTTGAAAGCGCTATAGTTTCAGTAACAGATTCATTGGGTAGAATAGAATTTGCTAATGATAACTTTTGTAAGATTTTAGAATGTGATGCTAATAGGATTATTGGTGAAACACACGAATTATTAAAATCTCCGCTCCATACTGGAAAAATATATAAAAATTTATGGAGAACAATAAAAAAGAGAAATAAGTGGAATGGGATTTTAGCAGACTTCTCTACTACTGGGAAGGAGTTTTGGTTAGATACTACAATTATTCCAATAGTAAATGAAGGAGAGAAAACGCTAAAATATCTATCAATTTATAAAGATGTTACTAAGTATTATAAAAAAAACACTGAGCTTTTAAAAACTGAATTAGTAAATAAGGATTTTTTAGAAGCGATGCCTTTACAAGTGTTTACTATTTCTAAGCATGGTAAGATTTTGAATGCGAATAAGAGTTTTTGTAATAAAGAAATTGGTGAGTTAATTAACACCTATATATATGATTATTTTATTCCTACAACTTTTGAGTCCTTTAAAGAGAATATAGATAAAGTTTTTGTCGATAAATTAACACATCAGTTTGAGTTATTTGATTATGATGCTCAGGGAAGAAAAGTGTTTTATTCCGTAGTAATTTCTCCTAATTCTAGAAAGATGGGAGAGGTTCTTTCTGCAACGATCGCTCTTTATGAGATAACCAAATTTAAAGGCCTTAGTAATAATCTTAGAGATAGTGAAGCTAAATTTAGATCAATATATCAATCTATTAATGTTGGCGTTATTGTCGTAGCAGACGGTAAAGGGAATATTACGGCATGGAATAAAGGAGCTGAGGCTGCTTTTGGTTATACAGAAGAAGAAATAATTGGTAGATCACTAACCGTTTTAGTGTCTAAAAAATTCAGAAATATTAACGAGTTGTTAAGGTCTGTTAGTAAGATTAAAAAGAAAGAAAATGTAGACATTATAGAAATGTGTTGCTTGCGTAAAAGCGGTGAAGTATTTCCGGTAGAATTTGCCCTAAGTAGTGGTAGTGTAAACGAGGATGATTTTTATTGTGCCATGATGTTCGATATAACAGAGCGTAAAGCTTTGCAGAACAGGTTAAAACAGAAAACTAAAGACCTTGAGTTGTTTTTGTATCGCTCTGCTCATGATCTTAAGTCTCCTTTTTCTTCAGCAGAAGGACTTGTTAATCTGCTTAAAGAAGAGAGAGTCAATGATAAAGTAGTGTTTTTAACAGGTATGTTAGATTCCGTTATAAAAAATGGAAAGGAATTGTCAGAAAATCTTTCTCAAGCCTCTAGTATTTCGGTTAATAAAAGTGAGTTTAAAAAAATTAATTTTTCTAGCGCTATAGATGACATATTGATGTCGTTGCGCTGTGAAAACAAATTGGGTAATATAAAAGTAAATATTAATGTCGTAGATGCTTTTGGGTTTTATTCTAGTCAAGAAATGATAAACTCTATTCTTCAAAATTTAATTTATAATGCCATAAAATACTCTGTAGCGCCAAATGGAAACTTTAAGTCTTATGTAAATATAACGGTAAAAACTTTTGAAGAAAAGGTGGTAATAACCGTAGAGGATAATGGTGTTGGAATATGTAAAACGAAGATTAATAAGATCTTCGATTTGTACTACAGGGCTAATAAGTACAATGTGCCAGGTCACGGTTTAGGGCTTTATATCGTTAAAAACATAGTAGATAATTTAAAAGGAGTAGTAACAGTTGAAAGTTATGTTAATAGCGGCTCTATTTTTGAAATTGTTTTGCCTAATAATATCTAA